The genomic DNA AGCATCGCGGCGTTCAGGTAAATGTTCTCGCGACCGCTCAACTCGGAATGAAACCCCGTACCCACTTCAAGCAACGAGCTGACACGCCCGTAAATATCCGCCGTTCCCGTCGTCGGCTGAGTGATCCTGGAAAGGATCTTGAGCAAGGTGCTCTTCCCCGCGCCGTTGTGCCCGACGATTCCCAGCACTTCACCTCGCTTAACCTCAAACGAGACATCCTTCAGCGCCCAGAACGAAGGGTTCGACTCCGGTGGAACACCACCCCATCGCGTCAGGCCTCGGAGGCGATGCATCAGATGATCCCGAAGGGTATTATGCTGATGGCTTGCGGCTCCGAGCCGGTAGTGCTTCGACAGGCTGTCTGCTTTGATGGCAATATCGCTCATTCAAATCACGTCCGCAAACGTTCGTTCCATCGAACGGAAATAGATGAGTCCGCCGACAAAGACGACGAACACCACACCCAGACTTGGTAAGAACATCATAAAATCGACCTGAAACCCGGGAATGAGTGCCCAGCGAAATCCCTCGACCACACTCACGACCGGATTCAGCGCATAGAGCGCTCGCCAGGACTCCGGCACCTTGCTCACGGGGTAGAGGATGGGCGACACGAACATCCACAGCTGGATGAACATCGGTAGGATATGCCCGACATCCCGGTACTTCACGTACAGCGCGGAGATCCAGAGCCCGGCGGCCAGCGTAATCGTGGCGGCCAGCGCGGCGAACAACGGCAGGGACAGAATCCGCCAGGTCGGGATGATTCCAAACCAAGCCATGAGGCCGAGAAACGCGACAAATGCCAAGACCAGATCGACCAGGGGCGCGATGGTGGCCGAAAGGGGCAGAATCAGGCGTGGGAAATACACTTTGCTGATGAGCGGGGCTTCTCCCACTAAACTGGTTCCTCCCCTGCTCAACGCCTGAGACACATAGAACCACGGCAGCAGGCCTGCGTAGAGGAACACCGGGTAGGGAAATCCGTCGGATGGAATTTTCCCCATGACACTGAATACAACCGTAAAAATGAGCATGGTCGCGACCGGCTGAAACATCGACCAGGCGACTCCCAGCAGGGTTTGCTTGTACCGCACGGTCACATCACGCCAGACAAGAATATAAATCAGCTCGCGATACTGCCAGAGCGCGGCCAAATCCAAATCCAATAGGCCGCGGGCAGGCTGGATACGCACGTGCGGTAAGGTCGACGATGGCCTCTGGTCGACAGTCAACGCGGACATGGCAATTTCGTCACTCCTCATGATCCTCACACCGACGGCAACCGTATCGAAAGACTGGCCCCCGCGCCTCAAAAACAAGAGGGCCTCACAGCCACATTACACTTGGTTCTAACTCGAACCGACTGTAATCGTTTATGTCAAAATTTTCCGCTTTGGTCAAGAAATTCGAACTGTTATGCCCCTTTGGGGCCCCAGCACTGCATGGATCGCCGAATCCCGGCCCCACGTCGAGCAGGCGGAAATTGCAGGACGCCCACCAGGAAAACTCCATCACCTCAATTGCCAGGCAATACCTTGAAGAATCAACTATACCAAATGACTCTGGATGAGGAAGGATACAGGGTTGGGAGCAGTCACGTGTAATAGAAACGATCGGCTACGGTGCAGGAGGGACAGGTTTTGGAGCGGCACGCAGTTCGTCGGCAGAGACATACCGAATCGCTAACCCGGACATGTGGAGCATCCAGCCCTGCCCACCACCGGCTCCCTGCGTGAAACTCCACGCATCCATTCGAAACGGATTCCAATAGCCGCTGCGATACGAATTACCCGACGTCGCTCCCGGTACCGCCGTGCCCATGGTCGATTGGAATGTTGGGCCTCGATCTGCGAGGCGCCGCACGTCCGCATCTCCAAGGACAACAGCATCGGCCCCCAACTCTTTCGCCCGGGCGAGAATCCGATCACGCAACGTGTCTTCGCTGGCATACTCACTGGTCGCAATGATGCGGGCGATCTGCACGTGTCCATGATTGGGCTCGCGCTGTAACGTCGTCACGTCCTCGCTTCCAGGTCGAGGCTCGAACGCCTTGCTGGTCAAGGGATCCACCTGCACGGAGACACAGGCGCTCGACAACCCAAGAAAAAGGATCAACGCAAGGCGGGAAGCCTGCTTCATCATGACTCTATTTCGAATATTCATGTCCAACGATCCAGGCTCCGACCACTTTGGCTTGATCGAGTTCCATAGTGACGGCTTGGGAGGTCCAATTCAACCCCCAATCACTCCGTGTCCCGATGGTACCCGCCACCAACTGCGGCGTCAATCCGGAAACTCTTGTATCCTATTCTTCAGTGTCATGCTTTGCACTACAACCTGCCTTCGACGACCACTCGAATCTCCTCCATCCGCCGTCGATTGACGCCAAGATCACTATAGCCGGTTCGGGAGGCCGACCGAAAATGGATCGTCTTCGTTTCATCATCAAACACGAATTCGACATCGTCCACGAATCGAAGCAGCAGGCTCCTAAATTCGTAATGGAGGTAGGCCTCGTCCTCTTCAACGAGTTTCGCACGGGGTAGATTGGCCACAATGGTTTTGAGCGTCTCTTTGGCCCCTGCCAGATTTTTCTGGTATCGATACGGCACGATTCCATGGCCTTGATCGGATGCCTGAGTCGACACACAATTCGGACTGGATGGGCAGGGCTGGAGTGATCTGATCATTGCGTTATCAACAATATATAGTACCTACGGGCACGGGCTCCAAGCCGGAGACAGCTGACCAGATACACTACCCCCAATATCCCAACGAGGCTTAACACCTGATTATTGAACTGTAATGAGAGGCCCCTCTCCTGTCAACCGCTGTACCAGAGGTCTGGCAAGCTCCTGCCTATGGGCTTGAGTTGAGGTGAGCAACCAACCAGGCATGACACCGGGGTACGGCAGCCATCGTCGGTTGTTCGATCAGGCGAAACGTGGCAAAACACAGCAGAATGAGAACGGGCACGAGGCCTAGCACAATGGACCAATGTTCAGCGGCCGAGAGAGTTGACGCCCATTCGCCAAGTACCAACCGATAGGCGGCAAACAACAACAGGCTATGCAGTAGGTACAGACTGTACCCCATTTCGCTCAACAGGACAGACGTCGGCCATTCAAGAATGCCGTAGATTGAGTTCCCACAGGCGATAATCGTGAACGCGCCGGTCAGTAGCATCAACGCGGGAAATGTATAAGCCGTCGGAAAGAGCCACATAGTTATCCCAAGACAAGCGACCACGACCAACCCCCAGACTCGATGGGCGAGCCTCGTACGTATGGCATCAACACGCGCCAGGCTCGCAGCCGCGATCCCTCCACCGAACGCATACAACACAGGGCCCCGAACGTCCGGCATCACCGTCGTAAGCGTCACAACTGCCGCGGCACTGAACAGCAGCCATGAGGTCGGCGTCGCCGCGCGAAGGCACCATGAGCCGAGGGGAAGGCATGCATAAAATAACCATTCATACGGCAGAGACCACACGGCGCCGGCCAAGGGAATCGTTTCGGCAAAACCATTGACAGGGGTAATCCCAGGAATCGTAAATGTGAGCCAGCTCGCCATGTGCAGCGCAAAGGAGGCCATCGACTCCTGCAATCGAAATCCGGCACGATAGAGCGCGATACTCACCACACCGATCACTACCAATAGATACAGCGGCACCAATCGAAATACCCGGGAAAGGTACAGTCGCGACCAATCGACCGGTTGCACTCGCCCATCGAGTAGCTTGGACCAAAAGAGAAAGGCGGTAATCATGAAAAAGAGGGTCACGCTGCTCTGTCCCAAGTGCGTGTAAAAATTAGACGGAGGGACATCCCACGTGCCGGAGCGCAGATAGAAATACCAGATGGAAGAATGGCTGAGAAACACCGCGAACGCCAGATATCCCCGGAGTCCATCTATACACGAATATCGGGCTGCCGATGTGGCACGAAGATGGCCGATGTCCGGAAGAAGTGTGGCAGTACCCACTGCAAGCAAGAGCGCGGCAACAGCAGGCCACAGGCTGGTAGCATCCATGTCTTGGATGAGACCATAGGAGCTCGCATTTGTCTAAGCTTTCCCGCAACCTGACCGGTGCATGTCTTACGCGTACGGAAGTCCGGCTCCCAGCCCCTCGCCCACCCACCAACCGGACATCACGCCTCTTCCCGTAGCGCTCCGTTGATTGCCGGACTGATCCTGCGGTACCCTAGCCCCTGACTGATCCAGGGTTGACGGCTGACAGCCGCTCACCGATTGCACACAGCTGAGCGCTGGCGCTCAGGTCAACAAAGGAGTTCCCGCGTATGGCCGGTTTCCCGATCGAAGTCGCAACCCGCATCAAGACGTTGCCTCCCTATTTGTTCGCAGCCATCGACAAGATGAAACAGGAGGCCCTCGCTCGGGGAGTCGATATCATCAACCTCGGTATCGGTGATCCCGATCTCCCCACGCCCACGCCGATCATCGAGAGCCTGGCCCAAGCCGCCAAAAACCCGAAACATCATCAATATCCCTCGTATGAAGGCATGTTTTCGTTTCGTACGGCCGTCGCGGATTGGTACAAGCGACGCTTCAATGTGGCGCTCGATCCCGCGGATGAGGTGCTGACCCTGATCGGATCGAAGGAAGGCATCGGCCACGTCCATCTGGCGTTTATCGATCCCGGAGACATCGTCCTCGTCCCCAGCCCCGGGTATCCGGTCTATCCGGTGGGAACAACCTTTTGCGGCGGCGTCTCCCACACCATGCCGTTGACAAAGGCCAACGGCTTCCTGCCCGACCTCAACGCCATCCCGAAAGAGGTGGCGAAGAAAGCGAAGCTGATGTGGCTGAATTCACCCAATAATCCCACCTCGGTCATCATGAGCAAGGACTACTTCAAGCGCGTGGTGGAATTTGCCCAGGAGAATCAGGTGATCGTCTGCCACGATGCCGCCTACTCGGAGATTTACTACGACGGCAAACGTCCCGCGAGTTTTCTCGAAGTGGACGGGGCGAAGGATGTCGGTGTGGAATTCCACTCGCTTTCCAAGACCTATAACATGACCGGCTGGCGGATCGGATTCGCCGTCGGGAACAAAGGCGTGTTGGCCGGACTGGGCCGCGTGAAAAGCCAGTTGGACTCAGGCGTATTCGAGGCTGTGCAAGCAGCGGGAATCACCGCGCTCGGGTTGGACCATTC from Nitrospira sp. ND1 includes the following:
- a CDS encoding ABC transporter permease, which translates into the protein MSALTVDQRPSSTLPHVRIQPARGLLDLDLAALWQYRELIYILVWRDVTVRYKQTLLGVAWSMFQPVATMLIFTVVFSVMGKIPSDGFPYPVFLYAGLLPWFYVSQALSRGGTSLVGEAPLISKVYFPRLILPLSATIAPLVDLVLAFVAFLGLMAWFGIIPTWRILSLPLFAALAATITLAAGLWISALYVKYRDVGHILPMFIQLWMFVSPILYPVSKVPESWRALYALNPVVSVVEGFRWALIPGFQVDFMMFLPSLGVVFVVFVGGLIYFRSMERTFADVI
- a CDS encoding DUF1499 domain-containing protein — translated: MIRSLQPCPSSPNCVSTQASDQGHGIVPYRYQKNLAGAKETLKTIVANLPRAKLVEEDEAYLHYEFRSLLLRFVDDVEFVFDDETKTIHFRSASRTGYSDLGVNRRRMEEIRVVVEGRL
- a CDS encoding acyltransferase, with the translated sequence MDATSLWPAVAALLLAVGTATLLPDIGHLRATSAARYSCIDGLRGYLAFAVFLSHSSIWYFYLRSGTWDVPPSNFYTHLGQSSVTLFFMITAFLFWSKLLDGRVQPVDWSRLYLSRVFRLVPLYLLVVIGVVSIALYRAGFRLQESMASFALHMASWLTFTIPGITPVNGFAETIPLAGAVWSLPYEWLFYACLPLGSWCLRAATPTSWLLFSAAAVVTLTTVMPDVRGPVLYAFGGGIAAASLARVDAIRTRLAHRVWGLVVVACLGITMWLFPTAYTFPALMLLTGAFTIIACGNSIYGILEWPTSVLLSEMGYSLYLLHSLLLFAAYRLVLGEWASTLSAAEHWSIVLGLVPVLILLCFATFRLIEQPTMAAVPRCHAWLVAHLNSSP
- a CDS encoding LL-diaminopimelate aminotransferase, with product MAGFPIEVATRIKTLPPYLFAAIDKMKQEALARGVDIINLGIGDPDLPTPTPIIESLAQAAKNPKHHQYPSYEGMFSFRTAVADWYKRRFNVALDPADEVLTLIGSKEGIGHVHLAFIDPGDIVLVPSPGYPVYPVGTTFCGGVSHTMPLTKANGFLPDLNAIPKEVAKKAKLMWLNSPNNPTSVIMSKDYFKRVVEFAQENQVIVCHDAAYSEIYYDGKRPASFLEVDGAKDVGVEFHSLSKTYNMTGWRIGFAVGNKGVLAGLGRVKSQLDSGVFEAVQAAGITALGLDHSVTDGLRKIYQERRDTLVPGLKKLGLEVDPPPAAFYIWVTVPKGYTSASFTAHLLEKAGIVTTPGNGFGAPGEGYIRMTVCTTKERLAEAVERIKKAGF